In Cryptomeria japonica chromosome 10, Sugi_1.0, whole genome shotgun sequence, a genomic segment contains:
- the LOC131060766 gene encoding L-type lectin-domain containing receptor kinase VIII.1: MGPLSSRYVFCLVSFLLLIQSHSRFVMYSNPCHTSFSFPNFNHHTSPITLLGDAAVQFFNEGSAVRLSGSSPRSAGRLMYGKPIRLVQPFAHRSSVSFSSYFSFSMSAGNGDGIAFVILPGGYPSGGLDGQWFGLFSQNKGSGSVSHIPNLFAVEFDSVLNKEVMDVNANHVGIDIESLISTKSADVSEIKLILNDGSQLHAWIDYDSWSKIVEVRLSKSGLVRPSVPLISHPVDLSSLWKDEMYIGISSSSGDPSQINLVYSWNFTSSPFRWPQHSFPANPHANSLQNGPNSSRQRSDDLSGILFSLLFGIGCGALAALIMFLVWSFLISRSVFKSTEFGYQKIAMAGATHPEDFGCRKIAVTGDKDALGDKEALGDNIK; this comes from the coding sequence ATGGGTCCTTTATCATCAAGGTATGTCTTCTGCCTCGTCTCTTTTCTGCTGTTGATACAGTCCCACAGTAGGTTTGTTATGTACTCCAATCCATGCCACACATCCTTCTCCTTCCCAAACTTTAATCATCACACCTCCCCAATAACCCTGTTGGGAGATGCAGCAGTACAGTTTTTCAATGAAGGGTCTGCTGTGAGATTAAGTGGGTCCTCACCTAGAAGTGCAGGGCGTCTCATGTATGGAAAGCCCATCAGGCTGGTCCAGCCCTTTGCACACAGGTCCTCTGTTTCTTTTTCGTCATACTTTTCCTTCTCTATGTCCGCCGGTAATGGGGATGGCATAGCCTTTGTGATTTTGCCAGGTGGGTATCCCTCAGGAGGTCTGGACGGGCAGTGGTTTGGGTTGTTTTCACAAAACAAGGGGTCTGGATCTGTTTCCCATATACCCAATCTATTTGCTGTGGAGTTTGACTCTGTACTCAACAAGGAGGTCATGGATGTGAATGCTAACCATGTGGGTATTGATATAGAGAGCTTAATTTCCACTAAGAGTGCTGATGTTTCTGAGATTAAACTTATTCTCAATGATGGCTCCCAACTGcatgcttggatcgattatgatTCATGGTCCAAAATTGTAGAGGTTAGACTGAGCAAATCAGGTCTCGTTAGGCCCTCTGTGCCGCTGATTTCCCATCCCGTTGATCTCTCTAGCCTGTGGAAGGATGAAATGTATATTGGGATTAGTTCCTCCAGTGGGGACCCTTCTCAGATCAATCTTGTTTATTCATGGAATTTCACTAGCAGCCCTTTCCGTTGGCCTCAACACTCGTTCCCTGCGAATCCTCATGCAAACTCTTTACAGAATGGACCAAATTCCTCACGCCAGAGATCCGATGATCTTTCGGGCATTCTTTTCTCCCTGCTGTTTGGTATTGGATGCGGTGCGTTGGCTGCATTGATCATGTTCTTAGTGTGGTCCTTCCTTATTAGTAGGTCTGTGTTTAAATCCACAGAGTTTGGTTACCAAAAAATTGCAATGGCTGGTGCAACGCACCCTGAAGATTTTGGGTGCAGAAAAATTGCAGTGACAGGTGACAAGGACGCTCTAGGTGACAAGGAAGCTCTCGGTGACAACATCAAGTAG